The Hippoglossus stenolepis isolate QCI-W04-F060 chromosome 1, HSTE1.2, whole genome shotgun sequence DNA segment acgagtcctgattcagtaacaatagattatttggacccggtctctgtcctgcagatcagtttatgaaatccagaactaaactcagtgttttaacaagtagctgaatatttaaaatgtcacagattaattaatgatggattcaagttatgtatgaagaggaattatgttaaattagaatgaaatgatatcaattgtgtataaatgctgtattatagatatgagatctacaaaagtcagtcagtgaactgacctcagagtctccagtcgacaggttggactctgtagaaaaccacacagctccttcactcctgagtcctgcaggttgttgttagtcagatccagttctctcagatgagaggggtttgacctcagagctgaagccaaagaagaacagctgatctctgacagtctgcagttcttcaacctggataaagaaatatgaatatttgaatgtgtcctcctgttgttgtggatcgtcatcatgtcaacacagactctcaacatgctgctgacctcagtccagtctgtgacctgaagataaatatcagatcagacatgttggaccattgtttcattcatcaccttcttctctgtgtttggtcactgagcaggtttgtgtaattaaacactgtttaaagtagggatggctcctgacagtcacttcctgtttgtttctatacttatcaactgtccaacgtgtttcaataagaatgtgtcttattttgaaaacctgaggaggacgagtgctcggcctcagtccacatgttatttactgacactttcttaatgatcaggagcaggtgagtgcaggtgaatggagttgatgaggaggacgtgactgacaggctgggtgagtgacagatgactgagggacagtgagcagagcagaactgagacaatttaaataaataatgaccgaataagaaagaaagttggaaaagtgaagaaggatttaaggacctcagagtctccagtccacagtttggactctccagtccagaatacagcagcttcacttctgaatcctgcagctcattgaagctcagatccagttctctcagatgtgaggggtctgacttcagagctgaggccacgacttcccagtgagtctctgagagtcgaCAACTaccgagtctgtaattaaagaaaatgtctgttagaataaaatcagaaaacacaacattcatacaaaacgtgatcatgtgaccctcaccctggtaaatcccctctttgcctcatgaacatgttaaaaactcctcaagagaatcctttcagatttggtacaagcgttcatttagactgacagaggaactcattagattcaggtggtgaaaggtcaaaggtcaaggtcacaaaacatgtttctggcctcttgaacatgaagtctcaagtctgtctttaggggattGGAATGACAGAAGgcagatatatacatttaacattagttttgttattgatgacaagtccaaatgatagttaGTAAGATATAATTATACAATAAAATCAtaccataattaaatgtggctgtctctttgctttgcctctgagcaaacacaggATGATGTTATTAGATAATTTTAACTATAACTATCAAACAACGGCTGCCTTTGCTCTTTTTGcaatataggatggttgaataaaacggacacacacacacacacacacacacacacacaccagccagtAGCCACTTCTCCTTTAGCGGTCTCAGGggcctggagccaatctcagctgacactgaatctcagtctccaatcaacctaactccgatctacatgtctttgggtttgtggaggaagctggagaacccagagaaaaccctgcagacacaaggagaacatcctcctcacagaaaggctgcactaacagtgttgaccactgctacaccatgctgccccaaacaatgagaaccatttaacactgagtggatttgaagaacgactcatctccactgattgaacatgttattgatcatgtctggactcacagagccttcctgcagttcctcacagctggggtCAGTCTCAGtcgaccctggtctgatgtgttgaacttctccaggtccaactcatccagaaccccctctgacatctgcagcatgtaggccagagctgagcagtggatctcagagagtttctcctttgatttgttctctgacatcaggaactgttgcatctgcttatgaactgagtggtcgttcatctcagtcagacagtggaagatgttgatgcttctgtcaggagaaatgtcaccactctgcatctccttcaggtttttgatgactctctggatgatctctggattgttcTCTGTCCGACAGAGCAGGCCTCTTaagactctctggatgatctctggattgttccctgtccgacccagcaagcctcctaagactctctggttggactccagactgaggccgtgaaggaagcgaacaaacaggtccagatgaccatttgtactggtgagggatttctccatggttctcttcaggaggtcatccagggagaagGTACTGTGTCTGTTCCcatatgttcccaagaagttgttgagttcttctgtgttcctcttggtgtaacagtggaacatgtagactgcagccagaaactcctgaacgctcagatgaacaaagcagtagactgatttctggaagatcacacactctcttctgaagatctcagtacaaactcctgagtacactgaggcctctgtgacattaagaccacaccgctccaggtcttcttggtagaacatgatgtttccttcctccagatgtttaagcgccagcctccccagcttcagaagaacgtccctgtcagcctccgtcagctgctgtggagtcgtctcatgtccctcaccgtacttgttgttcttcctctttgtctgaaccagcaggaagtgtgagtacaggtcagtcagggtcttgggcagctctcctctctggtctgtggtcaacatgtgctccagaactgtagcactgatccagcagaagactgggatttgacacatgatgtggaggctcctggacgtcttgatgtgtgagatgattctgctgcacagctcttcatcactgaatctcctcctgaagtactcctccttctgggcgtcagtgaagccttGTACTTCTGTGAGCCTGTCgacacatgcaggagggatctgattggccgccgcaggtctggaggttatccagacgagagccgagggaagcagattcccccggatgaggtttgtcagcagcacgttgactgatgacctctgtgtgacatcagacacaagctccctgtggttgaagtccagagaaagtctgctttcatccaggccgtcaaagatgaacaaaggtttacagacagcgagcgtctctgccgtgagcttctgtaacgctggatggaaaacacggagcagcgtgagaagactgtgctgctggtctttcaccaggttcagctcctaacgaaagcacagtcagcagacccacatcttggttttctaaaccctggcccagtccagagtgaacttctgcaccgagaaggtttttccaacgccagcgacgccgttggtcaggacgactctgatgctgctctgctggtcagttgaggctttaaagatgtcgtggcacttgatgggagtgtcgtggaggctcttcatcttggaagccgtctcaagctgcctcacctcatgttgagtattaacctcttcactctgtccctctgtgatgtagagctcagtgtatatcctgttgaggagggttctacttcctgtttcatcagttccttcagtcacatgttcacatctcctcctcagactgagcttatgttcatctgaaacctcctgcagaccacgatctgctgaaagacaagaaacaatgtcagagacagagaatgtgAGAATctactgatgttttcatcagatacagaaaaactagagaaaataaaagctttttaactttgtgcttttataacgatgttaaatgttgatgctgtatgaaggaacaaaataaaacaacatgtgctgttgtcagaagtgaagacatcagcagacacatgtacagtgctgctctgaccggctgtctgagctccagctcctgttctggatctttgtccacactggggacaggaggagtctcctgaagaaccagactggtcccagtatgaggtgatgcactgtctgcagaaccagtgtccacagctggtggagactggatccttcaggacgtcctgacacgaagcacagcaggacgactgctcctcctcagaaacatgactcctcttcctctccctgtgaagacatttcctgataactcacatgtcacagtcacaggttgtcattacttctgtcaaggaggttttgttttcacccagtatgtttgtgtgttggttggtttgttcgttagtgggattataaaacaccactgaacagattaccagtaaacttggtagaaggttgtggtctgtgaaccagatcggggggggggggactgatgtttaccagtgtgtggaatttggtgcagatccaaatcaaaatgagtctctagtgaatctcaaagtggtttcataaggagcgtgttggttcttggtggaggtctgagctctttgagtgattctgagagattagtcaccaacttcaatgaagctgtgtcctgatgcaggggccacactagaggaaactaaatcctcttcagagcaggtcacagtagaaacagtctcttactctgtgtgtgagggtccaggttcattactgaagtaTAGAGGAAGTCCTTTGGAccggtcactcttcagagactcacagctggaccctggagactctgctctcagtctgtggtcctgacctctgcaaacacaaacatgtttttattcagaacacatcattcactggttcattctctgaggattcagtttggagcttcacatgtttgtagcaggtctcttactttgtgtgtgagggtccaggttcattactgaagtttaGAGGAAGTCCTTTGGAccggtcactcttcagagacacacagctgaacactggagactcggctctgtcctcctcttccttctcataaccactcatcttcagtctgagaggaaaaacactgtgagctcaaAGGAATCAGGACAAACAAGTCTGTTCAAGAAACACACCCAAACATACCAAgcaagaagacacacacacacacacacacacacacacacacacacacacacacacacacacacacacacacacacacacacacacacacacacacacacactcaggtgacTGTAACGTATGATTCtgaaaacacgttctgttattaaacacttgatgaacagatgtgatgaagataaaacgtgaaactgtgagttaactctgttaattagtcctttgaaggctctttgttccacagctgctgttcacatctgtctctggggatccgatcacatgaaactacgtctgtcaccaggtgtgaactgacaaacttagagtcgtgtgatcagcagacggatgttaacagcaggtgtgagagtgtgacagtaaaactttcagaaagttgtgttcacactcacctgctcacttttcttccttctgctcatccaggtgaaaatggagtctgacacttccctgttctcaggctcctcctctctctctttacagtaGATATGAGAGTTGCTCACAGaccatttaaagctgcagtgtgtaagactcaggtgaaaggatccatcttttgaattaaatataaaataatcctagtgatgtttccactagtgtgtttgatctaaattgtatgaatcacAGTTTTCTTGACTCTAGAATGGGAAGATCTGTATCACGTTATAACATGAAACTCAGCACGTTGTCCTGTGGAGTGGAGCTTCCTGAAACAGCCgctcacaggaggaaacagtgcatttgttggggactatttccAGCGGCGGATGGAGCTCTatggcacaaacacatgagatgtgtcaggctgtggatgcacacacaatatgttcatatcaagaagaagaaaaatatataaaatatcaccagacttgttcttttaaatgtcttctCCTGATTATCAGACTGAGAGAGTTTGAGTTTTGGGCTGTGAATCATCGATTAAAGTCCgttcttcctcttctggttATAATACTGAAGGATACTTCCTTCTTTTCTCATCTAACAAATTTGACTTCTCTTTCTTCTACTTCCCAGCCTATGTGTATAATGCTGAATATAAGGTAGTGGTCACTTCCAATTGTTGAGTCTTCCCATACTTCCCACTCACATGTCCATGCCACCTCACTTAATACCAGTGTCAAATCCAGTGCTGAAGTGTTACCTGTGTGTACATCTATCCTTGTCCCTCTCCCGTCGTTAATACATATTAAATTACTATCCTCCAATTGTTGTTCTAGTATCTCCCCATGTGTGTCCgtctttctccccccccacaATGTGCTATGTGAATTAAAATCCCCTCAGCAAAAGATATGATTCCTAATCTGTCCTTGTATCTGCTTGAGTTTATTGATTCCTAGTTTCCTGCATGAGTTATAGTGATTTATGATGTTAACTGTCCTTTTGTCCATATTTCTAACACAAtgtattcttcttcttcttctttccccttACTGACATCTCTGAATGGAATATTTGCCTTGATACATGTAGTGCaccttgttgttctgggtttgaaccctcatggttgatgcacttattgtaagttgctttggataaaagcgtcagctaaatgtaatgtaatgtaatgtaacaacCCTTATTGATCAGAAACCTCTCTCACCAAGCGAGAAGATGTTTTACCTGAAAACGTACCTCGTCAGAGAAGCCCTCAAAGCGGTGTGTGGCAGtagaccatgccacggggctctcaccacagcagccagagacaaaccatttgggtttcagcatcttttattaaatccaaacataaattcaaaaggCAAACTTAAACTTCATGAACttttcagctcagtgtctctccCACGTTTCTCAGTGTCGCTGAGAGTCTGTCCGAGTGTTCTGAGTCCTTTCCTCTGAGGCAGctcagacgctgccttttaagcatgaggatcattcagctaacagctctcagctgggctgattgatcctctgtggtgcaggtgaaggtgctccCCCAGCCCCATGACCTCCACACGGTGGAAGGGTTCTTCTACAGGAACTTGGAGGATGCATATACAGGCGCCTTGAAAGTCCTACATGAGAGATGTGGGAACCCATTCCTTGTTCAAAAGGCCTTTCGAGACAAGCTCAGCAGATGGCCTAAAATCAGTGCGACTGATCCTTAAGCACTGAGAGAATTTACAGACTTTCTCCAAGGTTGTGCAGAAGCATAAGCTTTTTCCAGAAGACATGATCCAGTCCGTCCACGTGCAAAACATCTGGACACTCGACTCAAAGACACTGAGACGGAGCAGAGTGGTTTTCACAGAAGACGACGGTGTGAGGAGTCGAACTGGAGAAAGATTTAAGCCCTATCACTTGACATATTTcatgcttttaatttttttccagtGTAAATCGAAACCAATGAATAATtgctgacagtgtttggttatAATTTTTCAcgaaaatcatttatttttaatttttctctattttatgACCGAAATATCCATCACGTGTGTGCGTGGTCTTTAACATGCTTCCTGCTTATTGTCGAAATCAGATCCTCCTGCACGTGAtcatgttctttttgtttttttcatccgtctgaaagaaacaaaaatcttTTATCAGATAAGTCGACACCGAACTCGACCACAGACGTGTGACAGTGAGTTGATCTGAATGAAGATGTTGAAATGAGAAGAAGTTCAGGAGCTTTTAGTTTCTTTATGTGTCTGATTCACTGGGTGAATGTGCCGTCTACTGAACCCCCCTCCCACAACCCTCCGTCTTTTAGTTAAGTCcaaatcaaacaatgaaatGGTTGTTTGAATactgaatattaataataacaataataataataataataatgtatataaagacgatcagtgactttaaataaagatggacgacacatctccacatcCTCCTGCCGTACAAAACTGGAGTGAATCCACGGTATCAAGGCCTCGCaatacattcatatatttatcaTTCGATAGgggaatcatttattttcaccataagtaaaacacagagaatGTATCAGAATCATTGACTAATGAATTAATGGGATTCTTTATTCAGTACAGAATGGAAGTGCTCAGTTCAACATTAAAAAGACATCGATGTAAACAGTTGTGACACTAAACAATATGTGGACAGGACAACATCACAAACAGGGTTAAAAGTGCATGACAACTTTGATCCTGAATTTCATTcctgatataaaacatttaaaaccaagaatcttgtcaaatatgtattttatcaaatgattcctaagatgttgttataaAACTCAATAATTACATAATATAATTGTACAGtttaatcaaaacattttattctaaaCACCAGtaattaaataactaattaaaaccaaacttattagaaacatgaaaacttgaacatcagtgtgagtcaacttttttttgtatggtccatgtccaatctgcTGACATGAAGGAGGCGGGATTTACGAACTGTACTGCAGCTAGCCACAAGGGGGCGGTCTATCTTgtagtccatctttatttacagactcAGGAGAGAAGACGTGGAGTTTACTGATCTGATTTTAAAACGTAGCAGAAGGAAACTGTCGTTTCATTTAAGTTGGATTTTacctgttttggtttttactttttttcaatgttttgtttgtttgtttgtttgtttgtttgtttgtgtccgtCCCATCGACCATgttgatattttatataaattgttGTCGGTCATGAAAGACGAAGAATCCAAATCCatggttttaaatcatatttatataaataactgAATCTGAGCATATCTCTGTGTAAATGCAGGTTCGTCAAAgggttcattttattttgatcgCCAGTCATGTTGATGGGACGTCGTCGCCTCTCGGGGGGGAAACCAGCTTTAACATCCACTTTTATTGTAGTTTTTCATCTgtatcatcttttaaaaatcatcTTTTCATCCATCAGAGCGTCGCTTTATTTCACAATCCTTCATCCACAGCAGTGATTCACATTGAGTTCCACTGAGAATCAGAGTCGGGGCAGAACACGAGTGACGGCTGTGGGCTCGGTCTGAGTTTGTGTTCTGATGACGAGTGTCCCTGGAGCCCCGCCTCCCACGCCGCCTCTATTGACTTGTTGTTGATTGTGGTAAATGCTAGTGCCTTTGCTGTATTGTGAAACTGGATATTGATTGTActgttgtactgacagggcctGGGGACAGTCAGGCGCTCTATTTATTATTGTTGACTCAAAACAATCATATTTTTCTATGTAAGTGCTTTAAATAAATTTGCCCTTTTGTAATGGCTGTTTCcaggttttgttttctgcagaatACGTGCAGCGGCCTCAGTGAGCACAGAcccctcctcagctcctgcagAGTCTCCAGTGAATTACAATGAGGATTACTGAGATTATTTTAATTCTGACACTGCGGGGCCAAAAGTATCCCGGGATATCCAtgaatgtaatatttattaaGGTCGGTGGTTTTAAGCCTGTGTGCATCTTCCATGCATGTGATTGGTCCGGGAAATTTTCCAATGCAAACTGAATAATTGTGAAGAATCCAGATACTTCACATcctcttaaaatgtaaatgtcattttacaaaTAGTTTATAGTGAGATGACGTGTTGGTCACCAGACAATTCACTTTTATTACTGTTTTCTAACAGAACAAATtaatcaccatgacaacaagaAACATGTGGATGCATCGAGAGTAGTGTTGttcaataatgcattaaacgtgacaccataaaatggtgtgccttggggcattcaataaatttggttatcagaaaaaaatattgaatattaatattaaataattaattgattaaagttacctcggggcaccacccttcaaatgaaggaaaaagatagacaatttattgattaagtctcatgaaagtactaactacaaatttggaactctgattaacaattaaattaataactataaccaaaattaccatatagatagttagcaaagttgaaggatacagagttcttgacagtgtagaggttggcaaaattcacacttatgcaacattcattaaaacatttgtgaaagaaaaagataaagtataaaaacaaattactaaaggtgtacttactatataaatatgcgtgtgtgtgtgtgtgtgtgtctgtgtgagtgagtgtgccttcaaaatggcggctggccccTATGAGGGCAATAAACCATCCCCACTAgtatgtttacgacatgtggcgggggtcagagagatgtgtgtgtgtgtgtgttggggccaaattagagaaagttactagatgcatgcagagaaagactttgaagagcataacatgactaacattaactttcaaataacttataaccaaaatatcacagcaacacaaatcaaacttataaacatcacccggaatcaaataaacagtctttgcttagcctagtataattattaatcCCAGTTatgttacccgtccatgaaaagggaaaaaaggttgatgtgctgttcgaagtccagtgaagtcgtcttgctgggtTGCGGctcctgttgtgtttctgctgtgcgatgcagctctgGTGTTGTTCTTAGGCAGGCTTTTGCGTCGCTGatttttggaaggttttagcagtctgctccagtcaggcctgcttgaaggttggtagagtttggattgggaggaggtttccttggtgaggtgagctgcaagctgcacctctcctccattgaagttgagcagaaagagaggtgggctCCTTTTGgagagttgagttgagttgaaagaggaagaagagagggagaactGGGTTTATAgtggcctggtgacctcatgggtcatggggcccagagtgaccaatagtggttgaaacttgtggCCTGgtcagttttcacacctctgtgtgacgttgaagccgggagactgagttctggaggctctggtttgtctccagaacaaagaacatgtgctcCAGGCTtggactacacatgtaggccgaactgtagttcacaaataccaggtcccaatAGTAGAATAGAAAATGATAGTGACTTTGACATCATTGCACTCTTtacaaatattgtgtttacCTGGTATTTATATAACAACTGTTCTAGTCTTCATGACTAATTAAAGCAcctaaaggtccagtgtgtaagatttaggtgaatatacatatatattggcTCCTCCTCTGAATTTCCTCCaggctctgtctccactctgcctcccagcaacagGCCCAGTCGAcgctctacacacaagctgctgctgcttcagcctctggatcctcaggacacagctcagcctcacacacactgtcctcttcacactcaccttTCAAGATCCCAGCCTCCATCTGTTGAGAAAAGACATCGATGTttccagagactcacttcatcagctgtgagtcattGTTGCaacatccagtagaaagagcagcagtttGGTCTGTTCAGAGTGagcatttctctctgctttatgttcacgtgttggaatgtTCACTTCAAGAAatagtgtttcctctgcatatAGTTaagagtggacacctgagaggtggattt contains these protein-coding regions:
- the LOC124851925 gene encoding ribonuclease inhibitor-like, with the protein product MRINQNRSSVNVLLTNLIRGNLLPSALVWITSRPAAANQIPPACVDRLTEVQGFTDAQKEEYFRRRFSDEELCSRIISHIKTSRSLHIMCQIPVFCWISATVLEHMLTTDQRGELPKTLTDLYSHFLLVQTKRKNNKYGEGHETTPQQLTEADRDVLLKLGRLALKHLEEGNIMFYQEDLERCGLNVTEASVYSGVCTEIFRRECVIFQKSVYCFVHLSVQEFLAAVYMFHCYTKRNTEELNNFLGTYGNRHSTFSLDDLLKRTMEKSLTSTNGHLDLFVRFLHGLSLESNQRVLGGLLCRTENNPEIIQRVIKNLKEMQSGDISPDRSINIFHCLTEMNDHSVHKQMQQFLMSENKSKEKLSEIHCSALAYMLQMSEGVLDELDLEKFNTSDQGRLRLTPAVRNCRKALLKNCRLSEISCSSLASALRSNPSHLRELDLTNNNLQDSGVKELCGFLQSPTCRLETLRLWGCRLSKISCSSLASALRSNPSHLRELDLSYNDLQDSGVKAPCTTFNWLIHSSVSEISCSSLASALRSNPSHLRELDLSNNDLQDSAVKELCGFLQSPTCQLETLRLWGCRLSEISCSSLASALRSNPSHLRELDLSNNDLQDSGVKELCGFLQSPTCRLETLRLIHSSVSEISCSSLASALRSNPSHLRELDLTNNKLQDSGVKELCGFLQSPTCRLETLRLRSCRLTEISCSSLASALRSNPSHLRELDLTRNNLQDSGVKELLDLKKSSTCRLETL